A part of Entelurus aequoreus isolate RoL-2023_Sb linkage group LG03, RoL_Eaeq_v1.1, whole genome shotgun sequence genomic DNA contains:
- the LOC133646731 gene encoding AP-4 complex subunit sigma-1-like isoform X1: protein MSLTAQVCLAQQHCKAGRLTGSEVTSSGRMITFILMVNRQGQTRLCRYYQPLKLSQRTALETDAVRCCLSRGRDQCSFVEYKDFKLVFRQYAALYIVAGVTDDENELSVYELLQNFVEVLDKYFSRVSELDIMFNLDRVHLILDEMVQNGHIVETNRSSVLAPLTALDKMANG from the exons ATGAGCTTGACAGCACAGGTGTGTTTGGCGCAG CAGCACTGCAAAGCAGGACGCCTAACAGGAAGTGAGGTCACGTCCAGCGGGAGGATGATCACTTTCATCCTGATGGTGAACCGCCAGGGTCAGACCCGTCTATGCAGGTACTACCAGCCGCTCAAGCTGAGCCAGCGCACGGCGCTGGAGACTGACGCGGTCCGCTGCTGTCTGAGCCGCGGGCGAGACCAG TGTTCCTTTGTGGAGTACAAGGACTTCAAACTGGTGTTCCGCCAGTACGCCGCCCTCTACATTGTAGCAGGTGTCACCGACGACGAG AACGAGCTGTCAGTCTACGAGCTTCTGCAGAACTTTGTGGAAGTTCTGGATAAATACTTCAGCCGGGTG AGCGAACTGGAC ATCATGTTCAACCTGGACCGAGTCCACCTCATCCTGGACGAGATGGTCCAGAATGGACACATCGTGGAGACCAACAGGAGCAGCGTTCTGGCGCCGCTCACAGCTCTCGACAAGATGGCGAACGGCTGA
- the LOC133646731 gene encoding AP-4 complex subunit sigma-1-like isoform X3, translated as MSLTAQVCLAQQHCKAGRLTGSEVTSSGRMITFILMVNRQGQTRLCRWMLCVTLSPCQCSFVEYKDFKLVFRQYAALYIVAGVTDDENELSVYELLQNFVEVLDKYFSRVSELDIMFNLDRVHLILDEMVQNGHIVETNRSSVLAPLTALDKMANG; from the exons ATGAGCTTGACAGCACAGGTGTGTTTGGCGCAG CAGCACTGCAAAGCAGGACGCCTAACAGGAAGTGAGGTCACGTCCAGCGGGAGGATGATCACTTTCATCCTGATGGTGAACCGCCAGGGTCAGACCCGTCTATGCAG GTGGATGCTGTGTGTAACGCTGTCTCCTTGCCAGTGTTCCTTTGTGGAGTACAAGGACTTCAAACTGGTGTTCCGCCAGTACGCCGCCCTCTACATTGTAGCAGGTGTCACCGACGACGAG AACGAGCTGTCAGTCTACGAGCTTCTGCAGAACTTTGTGGAAGTTCTGGATAAATACTTCAGCCGGGTG AGCGAACTGGAC ATCATGTTCAACCTGGACCGAGTCCACCTCATCCTGGACGAGATGGTCCAGAATGGACACATCGTGGAGACCAACAGGAGCAGCGTTCTGGCGCCGCTCACAGCTCTCGACAAGATGGCGAACGGCTGA
- the LOC133646731 gene encoding AP-4 complex subunit sigma-1-like isoform X5, which produces MITFILMVNRQGQTRLCRYYQPLKLSQRTALETDAVRCCLSRGRDQCSFVEYKDFKLVFRQYAALYIVAGVTDDENELSVYELLQNFVEVLDKYFSRVSELDIMFNLDRVHLILDEMVQNGHIVETNRSSVLAPLTALDKMANG; this is translated from the exons ATGATCACTTTCATCCTGATGGTGAACCGCCAGGGTCAGACCCGTCTATGCAGGTACTACCAGCCGCTCAAGCTGAGCCAGCGCACGGCGCTGGAGACTGACGCGGTCCGCTGCTGTCTGAGCCGCGGGCGAGACCAG TGTTCCTTTGTGGAGTACAAGGACTTCAAACTGGTGTTCCGCCAGTACGCCGCCCTCTACATTGTAGCAGGTGTCACCGACGACGAG AACGAGCTGTCAGTCTACGAGCTTCTGCAGAACTTTGTGGAAGTTCTGGATAAATACTTCAGCCGGGTG AGCGAACTGGAC ATCATGTTCAACCTGGACCGAGTCCACCTCATCCTGGACGAGATGGTCCAGAATGGACACATCGTGGAGACCAACAGGAGCAGCGTTCTGGCGCCGCTCACAGCTCTCGACAAGATGGCGAACGGCTGA
- the LOC133646731 gene encoding AP-4 complex subunit sigma-1-like isoform X2: MHCKAGRLTGSEVTSSGRMITFILMVNRQGQTRLCRYYQPLKLSQRTALETDAVRCCLSRGRDQCSFVEYKDFKLVFRQYAALYIVAGVTDDENELSVYELLQNFVEVLDKYFSRVSELDIMFNLDRVHLILDEMVQNGHIVETNRSSVLAPLTALDKMANG; encoded by the exons ATG CACTGCAAAGCAGGACGCCTAACAGGAAGTGAGGTCACGTCCAGCGGGAGGATGATCACTTTCATCCTGATGGTGAACCGCCAGGGTCAGACCCGTCTATGCAGGTACTACCAGCCGCTCAAGCTGAGCCAGCGCACGGCGCTGGAGACTGACGCGGTCCGCTGCTGTCTGAGCCGCGGGCGAGACCAG TGTTCCTTTGTGGAGTACAAGGACTTCAAACTGGTGTTCCGCCAGTACGCCGCCCTCTACATTGTAGCAGGTGTCACCGACGACGAG AACGAGCTGTCAGTCTACGAGCTTCTGCAGAACTTTGTGGAAGTTCTGGATAAATACTTCAGCCGGGTG AGCGAACTGGAC ATCATGTTCAACCTGGACCGAGTCCACCTCATCCTGGACGAGATGGTCCAGAATGGACACATCGTGGAGACCAACAGGAGCAGCGTTCTGGCGCCGCTCACAGCTCTCGACAAGATGGCGAACGGCTGA
- the LOC133646731 gene encoding AP-4 complex subunit sigma-1-like isoform X4 yields MHCKAGRLTGSEVTSSGRMITFILMVNRQGQTRLCRWMLCVTLSPCQCSFVEYKDFKLVFRQYAALYIVAGVTDDENELSVYELLQNFVEVLDKYFSRVSELDIMFNLDRVHLILDEMVQNGHIVETNRSSVLAPLTALDKMANG; encoded by the exons ATG CACTGCAAAGCAGGACGCCTAACAGGAAGTGAGGTCACGTCCAGCGGGAGGATGATCACTTTCATCCTGATGGTGAACCGCCAGGGTCAGACCCGTCTATGCAG GTGGATGCTGTGTGTAACGCTGTCTCCTTGCCAGTGTTCCTTTGTGGAGTACAAGGACTTCAAACTGGTGTTCCGCCAGTACGCCGCCCTCTACATTGTAGCAGGTGTCACCGACGACGAG AACGAGCTGTCAGTCTACGAGCTTCTGCAGAACTTTGTGGAAGTTCTGGATAAATACTTCAGCCGGGTG AGCGAACTGGAC ATCATGTTCAACCTGGACCGAGTCCACCTCATCCTGGACGAGATGGTCCAGAATGGACACATCGTGGAGACCAACAGGAGCAGCGTTCTGGCGCCGCTCACAGCTCTCGACAAGATGGCGAACGGCTGA
- the LOC133646729 gene encoding striatin-3-like, which translates to MDEHPGGGAAGPPPPQQQQQQSGGTAGAHAASGGAMLGSQQSDELPRPQQQYTIPGILHYIQHEWARFEMERAHWEVERAELQARIAFLQGERKGQENLKNDLVRRIKMLEYALKQERAKYHKLKYGTELNQGDVKMPNFEADGKDSEVSALPANSQLTWKQGRQLLRQYLQEVGYTDTILDVRTQRVRSLLGLSASEHNGSVENKNLQHLINGMEHRQDGQRSPGDVLETINFLENAEDSDEDDDGELLDDIGEEKLGRGRKTTVANEGLASEDDADTEEALKEFDFLVTAEDGEGAGEARSSGDGTEWAEPLPFPGGAGKSFLMGGADHVLESVLGLGDLADLTVANDDVDFSYDLPSGQESAFRKTWTPKYTLRSHFDGVRALAFHPVEPCLVTVSEDHTLKLWNLTKTVAAKKSASLDVEPVYTFRAHVGPVLSLAMTSSGEQCFSGGLDATIQRWNVPGSNVDPYDTYDAGALADSWAGHADAVWGLAYSGIKNRLLSCSADGTVKLWNPQEKNPCISTFNASREHGIPTSVDFNGCDPAHMVASFDGGDVVVYDLETSQHALVLKGQGEGTRPGCHHIYKVVSHPTLPVTITAHEDRHIKFFDNKSGKVIHTMVAHLDAVTSLAVDPNGIYLMSGSHDCSLRLWNLDSKTCAQEITAHRKKSEEAIYDVAFHPSKAYIASAGADALARVYV; encoded by the exons ATGGACGAGCACCCCGGCGGAGGCGCCGCTGGACCTCCGCCgccccagcagcagcagcagcagtcggGGGGCACGGCCGGCGCTCATGCGGCTAGCGGTGGGGCGATGCTGGGCTCGCAGCAGTCGGACGAGCTGCCGCGGCCGCAGCAGCAGTACACCATCCCCGGCATCCTGCACTACATCCAGCACGAGTGGGCCCGCTTCGAGATGGAGAGGGCCCACTGGGAAGTGGAGCGGGCCGAACTTCAG gcaagGATAGCGTTCCTGCAAGGAGAGAGAAAAGGTCAGGAGAACCTGAAGAATGACCTGGTCAGAAGAATCAAGATGTTGGAATATGCTCTAAAGCAGgagag AGCCAAGTACCACAAGTTGAAGTACGGAACCGAGTTGAACCAAGGCGACGTGAAGATGCCCAACTTTGAAGCAG ACGGCAAAGACTCTGAGGTGTCGGCGCTGCCCGCCAACAGCCAGCTGACCTGGAAACAGGGACGACAGCTCCTGCGACA GTACCTGCAGGAGGTGGGCTACACGGACACCATCTTGGACGTGCGCACTCAGAGGGTCCGCTCCCTGCTAGGCCTCTCGGCATCCGAGCACAACGGTTCTGTGGAGAACAAGAACCTGCAGCACCTCATCAACGGGATGGAACACCGCCAGGACGGCCAGAG gaGTCCAGGAGACGTGTTGGAGACCATAAACTTCCTGGAGAACGCTGAGGACAGCGACGAGGACGATGACGGCGAGCTGCTGGACGACATCGGCGAGGAGAAGCTCGGCCGAGGGCGGAAGACCACG GTGGCCAACGAGGGCCTGGCGTCAGAGGACGACGCCGACACGGAGGAGGCGCTGAAGGAGTTTGACTTCCTGGTGACGGCGGAGGACGGGGAAGGGGCGGGCGAGGCCCGCAGCTCTGGAGACGGGACAGAGTGGG CTGAGCCGCTGCCGTTCCCTGGCGGCGCGGGCAAGTCCTTCCTGATGGGCGGGGCCGACCACGTCCTGGAGAGCGTGCTGGGCTTGGGCGACCTCGCCGACCTCACCGTGGCCAACGACGATGTGGACTTCAGCTACGAC CTGCCGTCCGGTCAGGAGTCGGCCTTCAGGAAGACCTGGACCCCCAAGTACACGCTGCGAAGTCACTTCGACGGCGTCCGAGCGCTTGCCTTCCATCCCGTAGAGCCGTGCCTGGTCACCGTGTCCGAGGATCACACGCTCAAACTGTGGAACCTCACCAAGACCGTCGCCGCCAAAAA AAGTGCCTCGCTGGACGTGGAGCCCGTCTACACGTTCAGAGctcatgt GGGTCCCGTGCTGTCCCTGGCCATGACGTCCAGCGGCGAGCAGTGTTTCAGCGGCGGCCTGGACGCCACCATCCAGCGCTGGAACGTTCCCGGCTCCAACGTGGACCCCTACGACACTTACG ATGCCGGTGCGCTGGCCGACTCGTGGGCGGGACATGCGGACGCCGTGTGGGGGTTGGCCTACAGCGGCATCAAGAATCGCCTCCTGTCCTGTTCGGCCGACGGAACTGTCAAATTGTGGAACCCTCAGGAGAAGAACCCCTGCATCAGCACTTTCAACGCCAGCAGAG aacacGGTATCCCGACATCGGTGGACTTCAACGGCTGTGACCCTGCCCACATGGTGGCGTCCTTTGATGGCGGCGATGTGGTTGTGTACGACCTGGAGACTTCCCAGCATGCACTGGTGCTGAAGGGGCAGGGCGAAGGAa CCCGGCCCGGCTGCCATCATATCTACAAGGTGGTGAGCCATCCCACGCTGCCTGTCACCATCACGGCCCACGAAGACCGCCACATCAAGTTCTTTGACAACAAGTCAG GTAaggtcatccacaccatggtggcTCACCTGGATGCCGTCACCAGTCTGGCCGTGGACCCAAACGGGATCTACCTGATGTCAGGAA GTCACGACTGCTCGCTGCGTCTCTGGAATCTGGACTCCAAGACCTGCGCACAGGAGATCACGGCGCACCGCAAGAAGAGTGAGGAGGCCATCTACGATGTAGCCTTCCACCCCTCTAAGGCGTACATCGCCTCAGCCGGCGCCGACGCCCTCGCCAGAGTCTACGTGTAA
- the LOC133646730 gene encoding dynein regulatory complex subunit 2-like isoform X2 encodes MAEVLGSRLCGNAAQTVVALQKSACTSCLMRRARMPRKVKRGGGASEEEEELQQQRGRVKDPQETGRKREELLTLFLKDKVEREERNSTVNLAKLERGWRVVLRRTKSAELRRDVIILRRTFERQLDGLDDVIKSLTCDLQQAEQQSAQLRRRHLQHGERMRTLQDERLAFVRRRWEGSLRRISARFMVERSDAAEEAQWRQVHLEDTAFSLDSQHQDVMRAVRQVYGESMAAWRSAQQDRVAELRGADAEKLAEKRRQMQEEAEACGSALGLMSRNQRLVHMTDVDVKRVRRLQSAVISLRTKLGSFETSTACEAGGMAEAKAELNEKTGKLRDHLAGARQAARKQLADLALQSDTAANKLLMVIGKGEKVLHAAMVCHKLEDTLSTSPGGSDSQWPAQPTATTFPEVRQLTRRLNSALLLRDALANHQEALRRDNQQLRLLLRRRLDNMRVGDNGGGALHGSHAPLFVKSALTTQSPLFGAGRPTVVEAALAAKHLL; translated from the exons ATGGCGGAAGTGCTCGGCAGCCGTCTCTGTGGAAACGCCGCGCAAACCGTGGTAGCCTTGCAAAAAAGCGCGTGTACGTCGTGTCTGATGCGCAG AGCGAGGATGCCGAGGAAGGTGAAGAGAGGAGGCGGAGCctcagaggaggaggaggagcttcaGCAGCAACGTGGGCGAGTGAAGGACCCGCAGGAAACGGGCAGAAAGAGGGAGGAGCTTCTGACGCTCTTCCTGAAG GACAAAGTCGAGCGCGAGGAGAGGAACTCGACCGTCAACCTGGCGAAGCTGGAGCGCGGCTGGCGAGTGGTCCTGCGTCGGACAAAATCAGCTGAGCTGCGGCGTGATGTCATCATCCTGCGTCGCACGTTTGAGCGGCAGCTGGACggcctggatgatgtcatcaag AGCTTGACATGTGACCTGCAGCAGGCGGAGCAGCAGTCGGCTCAGTTGCGCCGCCGCCACCTGCAGCACGGGGAGCGCATGCGAACCCTGCAGGACGAGCGGTTAGCGTTCGTGCGGCGTCGCTGGGAGGGGAGTCTGCGGCGCATTAGTGCCAGATTCATGGTGGAAAG GAGCGACGCGGCGGAAGAGGCGCAGTGGCGGCAGGTGCATCTGGAGGACACAGCGTTCTCGTTGGACTCGCAGCACCAGGACGTGATGCGCGCCGTGCGTCAGGTGTACGGCGAGAGCATGGCGGCTTGGCGGAGCGCCCAGCAGGACCGG GTGGCGGAGCTGCGTGGCGCAGACGCTGAGAAGCTGGCAGAGAAGCGTCGTCAAATGCAGGAAGAGGCGGAAGCGTGTGGCTCCGCCCTCGGCCTGATGTCCAGGAACCAGCGTCTGGTCCACATGACCGACGTGGACGTGAAGCGAGTGCGGCGGCTGCAG AGCGCTGTCATCAGCCTGCGGACCAAGCTCGGCTCCTTCGAGACATCGACGGCGTGCGAGGCAGGCGGCATGGCGGAAGCGAAGGCGGAATTGAATGAAAAAACCGGCAAGCTTCGGGATCACCTGGCCGGAGCACGCCAGGCTGCAAGGAAGCAGCTTGCAGACCTCGCGCTCCAAAGCGACACCGCCGCCAATAAACTGCTGATGGTGATCGGCAAG GGCGAGAAGGTTCTACACGCCGCCATGGTGTGTCACAAGCTGGAAGACACTTTATCGACATCACCAGGGGGCAGTGACAGCCAGTGGCCAGCGCAGCCAACAGCAACA ACGTTCCCTGAGGTGCGTCAACTGACTCGCCGCCTTAACAGTGCTCTGCTTCTGCGAGACGCTCTGGCCAATCACCAAGAGGCACTGCGGCGAGACAACCAACAGCTAAGGCTCCTCCTGCGCCGCCGCCTCGACAACATGAGGGTCGGCGACAACGGCGGCGGCGCCCTTCACGGAAGCCACGCCCCGCTGTTCGTCAAATCCGCACTGACAACGCAGAGCCCCCTCTTTGGCGCTGGACGTCCCACGGTCGTCGAGGCGGCCCTCGCCGCCAAACACCTGCTGTGA
- the LOC133646730 gene encoding dynein regulatory complex subunit 2-like isoform X1: MAEVLGSRLCGNAAQTVVALQKSACTSCLMRRARMPRKVKRGGGASEEEEELQQQRGRVKDPQETGRKREELLTLFLKDKVEREERNSTVNLAKLERGWRVVLRRTKSAELRRDVIILRRTFERQLDGLDDVIKSLTCDLQQAEQQSAQLRRRHLQHGERMRTLQDERLAFVRRRWEGSLRRISARFMVERSDAAEEAQWRQVHLEDTAFSLDSQHQDVMRAVRQVYGESMAAWRSAQQDRVAELRGADAEKLAEKRRQMQEEAEACGSALGLMSRNQRLVHMTDVDVKRVRRLQSAVISLRTKLGSFETSTACEAGGMAEAKAELNEKTGKLRDHLAGARQAARKQLADLALQSDTAANKLLMVIGKGEKVLHAAMVCHKLEDTLSTSPGGSDSQWPAQPTATVTSHILSQHGEGVINPSTSPQTFPEVRQLTRRLNSALLLRDALANHQEALRRDNQQLRLLLRRRLDNMRVGDNGGGALHGSHAPLFVKSALTTQSPLFGAGRPTVVEAALAAKHLL; encoded by the exons ATGGCGGAAGTGCTCGGCAGCCGTCTCTGTGGAAACGCCGCGCAAACCGTGGTAGCCTTGCAAAAAAGCGCGTGTACGTCGTGTCTGATGCGCAG AGCGAGGATGCCGAGGAAGGTGAAGAGAGGAGGCGGAGCctcagaggaggaggaggagcttcaGCAGCAACGTGGGCGAGTGAAGGACCCGCAGGAAACGGGCAGAAAGAGGGAGGAGCTTCTGACGCTCTTCCTGAAG GACAAAGTCGAGCGCGAGGAGAGGAACTCGACCGTCAACCTGGCGAAGCTGGAGCGCGGCTGGCGAGTGGTCCTGCGTCGGACAAAATCAGCTGAGCTGCGGCGTGATGTCATCATCCTGCGTCGCACGTTTGAGCGGCAGCTGGACggcctggatgatgtcatcaag AGCTTGACATGTGACCTGCAGCAGGCGGAGCAGCAGTCGGCTCAGTTGCGCCGCCGCCACCTGCAGCACGGGGAGCGCATGCGAACCCTGCAGGACGAGCGGTTAGCGTTCGTGCGGCGTCGCTGGGAGGGGAGTCTGCGGCGCATTAGTGCCAGATTCATGGTGGAAAG GAGCGACGCGGCGGAAGAGGCGCAGTGGCGGCAGGTGCATCTGGAGGACACAGCGTTCTCGTTGGACTCGCAGCACCAGGACGTGATGCGCGCCGTGCGTCAGGTGTACGGCGAGAGCATGGCGGCTTGGCGGAGCGCCCAGCAGGACCGG GTGGCGGAGCTGCGTGGCGCAGACGCTGAGAAGCTGGCAGAGAAGCGTCGTCAAATGCAGGAAGAGGCGGAAGCGTGTGGCTCCGCCCTCGGCCTGATGTCCAGGAACCAGCGTCTGGTCCACATGACCGACGTGGACGTGAAGCGAGTGCGGCGGCTGCAG AGCGCTGTCATCAGCCTGCGGACCAAGCTCGGCTCCTTCGAGACATCGACGGCGTGCGAGGCAGGCGGCATGGCGGAAGCGAAGGCGGAATTGAATGAAAAAACCGGCAAGCTTCGGGATCACCTGGCCGGAGCACGCCAGGCTGCAAGGAAGCAGCTTGCAGACCTCGCGCTCCAAAGCGACACCGCCGCCAATAAACTGCTGATGGTGATCGGCAAG GGCGAGAAGGTTCTACACGCCGCCATGGTGTGTCACAAGCTGGAAGACACTTTATCGACATCACCAGGGGGCAGTGACAGCCAGTGGCCAGCGCAGCCAACAGCAACAGTTACGTCTCACATCCTGTCGCAACATGGCGAGGGCGTCATTAACCCGTCTACGTCCCCGCAGACGTTCCCTGAGGTGCGTCAACTGACTCGCCGCCTTAACAGTGCTCTGCTTCTGCGAGACGCTCTGGCCAATCACCAAGAGGCACTGCGGCGAGACAACCAACAGCTAAGGCTCCTCCTGCGCCGCCGCCTCGACAACATGAGGGTCGGCGACAACGGCGGCGGCGCCCTTCACGGAAGCCACGCCCCGCTGTTCGTCAAATCCGCACTGACAACGCAGAGCCCCCTCTTTGGCGCTGGACGTCCCACGGTCGTCGAGGCGGCCCTCGCCGCCAAACACCTGCTGTGA
- the LOC133646730 gene encoding dynein regulatory complex subunit 2-like isoform X3, giving the protein MPRKVKRGGGASEEEEELQQQRGRVKDPQETGRKREELLTLFLKDKVEREERNSTVNLAKLERGWRVVLRRTKSAELRRDVIILRRTFERQLDGLDDVIKSLTCDLQQAEQQSAQLRRRHLQHGERMRTLQDERLAFVRRRWEGSLRRISARFMVERSDAAEEAQWRQVHLEDTAFSLDSQHQDVMRAVRQVYGESMAAWRSAQQDRVAELRGADAEKLAEKRRQMQEEAEACGSALGLMSRNQRLVHMTDVDVKRVRRLQSAVISLRTKLGSFETSTACEAGGMAEAKAELNEKTGKLRDHLAGARQAARKQLADLALQSDTAANKLLMVIGKGEKVLHAAMVCHKLEDTLSTSPGGSDSQWPAQPTATVTSHILSQHGEGVINPSTSPQTFPEVRQLTRRLNSALLLRDALANHQEALRRDNQQLRLLLRRRLDNMRVGDNGGGALHGSHAPLFVKSALTTQSPLFGAGRPTVVEAALAAKHLL; this is encoded by the exons ATGCCGAGGAAGGTGAAGAGAGGAGGCGGAGCctcagaggaggaggaggagcttcaGCAGCAACGTGGGCGAGTGAAGGACCCGCAGGAAACGGGCAGAAAGAGGGAGGAGCTTCTGACGCTCTTCCTGAAG GACAAAGTCGAGCGCGAGGAGAGGAACTCGACCGTCAACCTGGCGAAGCTGGAGCGCGGCTGGCGAGTGGTCCTGCGTCGGACAAAATCAGCTGAGCTGCGGCGTGATGTCATCATCCTGCGTCGCACGTTTGAGCGGCAGCTGGACggcctggatgatgtcatcaag AGCTTGACATGTGACCTGCAGCAGGCGGAGCAGCAGTCGGCTCAGTTGCGCCGCCGCCACCTGCAGCACGGGGAGCGCATGCGAACCCTGCAGGACGAGCGGTTAGCGTTCGTGCGGCGTCGCTGGGAGGGGAGTCTGCGGCGCATTAGTGCCAGATTCATGGTGGAAAG GAGCGACGCGGCGGAAGAGGCGCAGTGGCGGCAGGTGCATCTGGAGGACACAGCGTTCTCGTTGGACTCGCAGCACCAGGACGTGATGCGCGCCGTGCGTCAGGTGTACGGCGAGAGCATGGCGGCTTGGCGGAGCGCCCAGCAGGACCGG GTGGCGGAGCTGCGTGGCGCAGACGCTGAGAAGCTGGCAGAGAAGCGTCGTCAAATGCAGGAAGAGGCGGAAGCGTGTGGCTCCGCCCTCGGCCTGATGTCCAGGAACCAGCGTCTGGTCCACATGACCGACGTGGACGTGAAGCGAGTGCGGCGGCTGCAG AGCGCTGTCATCAGCCTGCGGACCAAGCTCGGCTCCTTCGAGACATCGACGGCGTGCGAGGCAGGCGGCATGGCGGAAGCGAAGGCGGAATTGAATGAAAAAACCGGCAAGCTTCGGGATCACCTGGCCGGAGCACGCCAGGCTGCAAGGAAGCAGCTTGCAGACCTCGCGCTCCAAAGCGACACCGCCGCCAATAAACTGCTGATGGTGATCGGCAAG GGCGAGAAGGTTCTACACGCCGCCATGGTGTGTCACAAGCTGGAAGACACTTTATCGACATCACCAGGGGGCAGTGACAGCCAGTGGCCAGCGCAGCCAACAGCAACAGTTACGTCTCACATCCTGTCGCAACATGGCGAGGGCGTCATTAACCCGTCTACGTCCCCGCAGACGTTCCCTGAGGTGCGTCAACTGACTCGCCGCCTTAACAGTGCTCTGCTTCTGCGAGACGCTCTGGCCAATCACCAAGAGGCACTGCGGCGAGACAACCAACAGCTAAGGCTCCTCCTGCGCCGCCGCCTCGACAACATGAGGGTCGGCGACAACGGCGGCGGCGCCCTTCACGGAAGCCACGCCCCGCTGTTCGTCAAATCCGCACTGACAACGCAGAGCCCCCTCTTTGGCGCTGGACGTCCCACGGTCGTCGAGGCGGCCCTCGCCGCCAAACACCTGCTGTGA